The genomic segment TAACTCACACGCAATGGGTCATTATCATTGATCTTTCCAAGTGTTGCCAGAATGATAATTCAAGTAATTGTAAATATCGACATTGATGAAAATTGCCACCTCcctaaaagaaaatgagaaaacaaaggaagaaagaaaaagaaatattgacAAAAAGCTCAATCAAATCTTTTCTGGGCCGGAGGCTCGTGCTAGAGTCGGTCGGTTGTACCTGTCTCTAACAATGGCGTCTAAGGCCTGCTGCTTGGACTCGAATCTTAATTTCTCCTCTGTGCTGTCACTCTAGCATTATTGCAGCAGTTAAAGTGAGATGCACCAATGGCCGCTTACGTCAATGGTTGAGAGTTCCAATTTCCAAGTGAGGTGTGAAAACATCTCCGAGATCAAAATACTAACCTTTGCCTGTTTTAAGCTTTTCTCGTACCCTTCAGCTAGGAAGCTTTTCCTTTCGAACCCCCTTTTTCATTGGTCTTGCTCAGAAGTTTGAGAGACACAGAGAGAATGGCAAAGTTACCGGCGCTGAGCCATCTTTGTTTCACATTCTTTCTCTATATTTTCGCAACGTTCATGACGATTCCGGTCATGATAGATGTCACCATGTCTGCACTTTGTCCTGGAAAAATTGAATGCTACCTGGCAATTTATCTCACGGGATTTCAACAAGCGGTACTCTTCCCTAGAATGCGTCCTTCCTTACAGTCATCACTTTGTTTTCTCCAAAACCTATTGCATTGTGTTGTTTTTATGACATTTATGGTAATTTAGATATAACTTAATCATAATCTTTTCTGCGATTCCTGCATTCCAAATCAAAACTCAAGGATTTccccattttttcttttcttttctgccATTTGGGGTCAAAGTTGTCTATTTAGTTGTAGTTTTGGAGGACAAAGTAACAGATGTTCATACGGGCAAATGCTGCAGGTTCCAAGCCTTGGGACTCTTAGCATAGAGACAAAATTTCTTTTGTGAATTAATGAAACGAAACTTCCCCTCGGTTTCAGGGAAAAATATTTTCGGCTCTTTCAGTTGTCGTTATGTGTGTGTGGACAAAGTGTTACTGCGAGGACCCGCACTCACATTTTTCAGCCATCTCATAACTGTTAGATGCTGCTTCGTTCTTTGTCTTCTTTTCAGCAGAACCTGGGTGTCTTTTACGAACGGACATACTTTTTCTTTAGAAAAATTTGCATATGCTACTGTACTGTACACTTGTCTTTTTTTATTGGGTTTACTGTACACTTCTCATCCATTGTTCACTTGTCTGTTTTCTGGTTAAACAAAGCAGCATCCTGATCCACGCAAATGCTCACTTTTCTATTGTTTGATCTGCGATTTGTGCAGATCATTGGGCTGGGATCTCTTGTGATGATGCCCCTCGTTGGTAATCTGTCCGACAAGTATGGAAGGAAGGCTTTGCTTACAGTCCCCATGACTCTCACCATAATTCCTTTAGGTACGCAAAAGCTATGCTTGGTTTTTATAAACTAAATTTTTCGTCCAGTTCGGctaagctgaaatcaattctAAGCTAGGGCTCGACAGTAATTTACTAATTAATCACACGACACACGTGTAttcatcaaattaatttcaaattgattATGATAATGGAGCATATTTCCATCAATCAATCATATAGTCTTAAAACGTTTGAAATATCTGATACCCTTAGCTGGAATAGGTATCTCCATCAACATCCAACCACCTCAATGGAAACAGTAATGTTCCTTAAAGATGATACAGTCTATAGACTTAATGTCCGAAAGGAATAAGCAACCATGGAAAGCAAATGGCTTCTTTTTGACTTGGAGGAGCAAGCTTCAAGGCAGAGTCTAGAAGAAGCTTCCTTTCAAACTGATCATAGTAACCCGTCGATTTTCACCACAATTGAAAATGACAAGGCGATGCAGCATTTATTCGTGCTGGGAAATTAAAAACCATACAAAGCTTTCAAATGACGTACGTCCCTTTATTTGGAATCAAGATCCATTaagcagaaaaagaaaaacagggTAGGAGTGGGAATAAAGCACTAGCAAGCTTGCgggttttttccttttttttccaaGTCAAAAGTGAGTACCTGGATAATTAACTCTAGGATCAAATTTATACCTAGTTGATAAGTTTTGTTTGCGCTTCGCCATGGGCAGATCGTCGGGGCCTACCAAATGGTGCAGGATCATTTTCAGGTAGGCTCCGACATTACATTGCAATTGTCCTCCAGGGGAAAAGGAAAtgtttgtaaaataaaaaggcTTGATTTTATGATATTGCAAATTTTTCGATGGTGGTTGTCCATCATCGACGACTAGTAATTTTACGTGGAAACTGAAATGACGTATGCTTTCTTTTGCAGCCATATTGGCTTACAGCAGAACGAGGAGCTTCTTTTATGCGTACTACGTGCTCAAGATTCTGACGGCCATGTTCTGTGAAGGAACCGTACACTGCCTGTCTCTTGCTTATGTGGTaaacctctctttctctttacTGAAGTTGGGCTTGTTCAAGATATGGGTCAGTTTGATGTCGGGTATTTTGTCGCTTAGGCTGTTTCTTATCCAAGGATAATGGACATGGGTTTTGCCCCCTTGGGCCTATCTTATTGATCAGCCCTTTAGCCTGGGTTGATGTCTTTTTGTCTGTTGGTCCAGTTCCCGCCATATTTCCTTCCTCTGCCATCTTTAACCAGTATTTTAAATCTCTGAAATTTGGCGTTGGCGTTTTCAGGCAGACAATGTTCCGGAAGGGCGACGAGTATCAACTTTTGGAATCCTTTCCGGCATCGGCTCTTGTGCATTCGTCTGCGGAACTCTGTCTACCCGTTTTCTCTCAACTGCCTCCACTTTCCAggtctctcttttctctcctttctctttctccttttctctaatgtaaattctttccaatgaaccgaatttaattatttctgCTATTAGGTTGCGACGGCAATGGCGATGCTTTCAGCGGTTTACATGAGGATTTTCCTCCCGGATTCGATCATAAATGATAATCTTTCTGCCCCAATACTCTCGCAAGGAAAACTTGATGGTATTGTTAATCCGGATGAGGAGTCAGACAAGAAAATGCAGATGTTCAAAACCATGCCTTCAATAGAAGATATGCTTGCCTTGTTGAAGAGCAGGTCTCTAAAATTTCCTTCAACACCTATAACCTGCTCATCTCTTTTATCCTTGCCTCAATTTTGCTTAATTGACAAGAAGGAGACGTTTAGAGATTACCCAAAACAAATCTGATAAGCCTTATACTTCAGGCTGTTAgtgtttgatttttcttaaGAGTAAGTACCTAATGTTTCTTATCTGAATGGTAAAATGTGCAGTTTGACATTTTCGCAAGCGGCaattgtttcatttttcagCAATCTTTCTGATGTGGGCCTCCATGCTTCATTGTTGGTACCTTTCTAATCCCATATGAGTTGGACAAAACTCTTGTACAATTATCTGAGGCTGTAAGATTGGATTCCAAAGTTGTCACTTACAAATCTATCTatccatccatttgtttcatttttccatgtagtttttgtttaataagttttaataacCGATTTCATGAACTTGACCAATGTTACCATTTCAATTTATaaacagaaaaacaaattttgtgcTTACAAAAGGTTTGAATGATTTTCATAAAGAATTAAGTGAAGTATTAGACTCCAGTTGAGAAGATGAACCGGTTGAACTTTCCTGTGCAGTACTATTTAAAGGCCAGGTTTCACTTCAACAAAGATCAGTTTGCTGACTTAATGGTCATTACTGGAGTTGCAGGGACCATATCCCAGGCATGACATTTTTGTTCTGTTTTTAAGTCATTTGCAttcttcttttcatttatttgCAATTTTCCAGTTGATCTGAAACTGAAGCCATCTTGCAGCTGCTTCTCATGCCCGTATTAGCTCCCGCTCTCGGAGAGGAGAGATTGCTGGCAATAGGCCTTTTTTTCAGCTGTGCACATGTAAGCTACATGTTCTCTCCATGTAATTTACAGCCCATACATGTCAGTTCCATCAACACATGACTGATTTTGGTTGAGTATATTAATATTGTAACTGGTCATGTGATGATCTTGTGCATAAACTGTTgtctttataatttattataattctttatttaacaATTTATGGGCTTGAATGCAGATGTTCTTCTATAGCATTGCATGGTCCGTCTGGGTAATTCCTGCAACTTAACTGAcattcaaattttgttttcctttaaacttttaatatgATTGACTCTCTCCCTCTGCTTCAACTAGTTTAAGTTCTATCTTACCATGGCCTATACTTTTGTAAAATGGCAGGTACCTTATGCAGCAGCTGTGTTCTCCTTATTCTATGTTTTTTCACAGCCATGTGTAAGTTTGTTACTTCATTTAttctttcaaaatcttcaGCATATCTTCTCGCATATTTTCTgatcaatttttgttttaaataagcAGATACGGAGCATTGTATCTAAACAAGTTGGGCCCTGTGAGCAGGTATTATTGGGTAGATATGCTTCTTTTAGCGAAAGTCTTGTGAAGATAAATCCTGTTTTCATTAAATAAGTATGGGCCTTTTCCTTTACCACGGTGTGACTGAAATGGAGCTTAAACTAGGTTCCACATAAATTGTATAGGAAATCAAACATAACCAAGAAAATTTACTTGAGAATATAATGACAAATCCAAGAAACAGAATGTCAGCTAAATTTTgattatcaaatatttgatcTGAATATGCCATGTATGACAAATCCACCTTTGACTAGTTCCTTCGGTTTTGTTTCTGTGTTTGTTAAAGCAGACTAATGCCTGTTTCCTTTTGACCCTTTTTCAGGGAAAGGCTCAAGGGTTCATTTCAGGCATAGGTTCCTTTGCCAATGTTGCATCTCCCTTGATTTTCTCTCCTCTAACAGGTTCCTCAAAACTCAATTCAGCTCATCCTTAGGCTCAATCTAAATTAAAAACTGACATTGTTAACTCATTCTTCCAGCTTTGTTCCTGTCTGAAGGAGCACCATTTTATTTCCCTGGTTTCAGTATTATGTGCGTTGGGTTTGCCTCGGTAAGAGCATTATTACATCATGATGAGTAGTTCTTTTCATCTATGCACCAGTTCACATGTTATGGGAGTAATATTTTTGGTCATATTTCCCTCCTCTTTGGAGTTCTGAAAATGCAGCCCTGCAGTCCATTTTACCTGCTTGGGGCAGGTGTAATCAAGGATGTGCACAAATGCAATTCATGAATGCTCGGGCTGCTTACCTAGACAAATAATAATCGGCCTTGGCCACCAAAagctattttatttttccatagTATATTAGCAATTTTATCCGACAAAAGCATCAGAGCGTAGTGACTGTCCACTGAACTTGCAAATTCTGGTTGCTTTCTTTGCTTGGGGGCACAGTTACTAATTAGACAATTTTCTTGTAGATGATAGCCTTCTTCCAGAGTCTCATGATAAGGGCCGTTCCTCCAATTTCAAGTCAAAGAGTTGGCAACTACAACTGCATGGAAGCCTAGCAAGGGATGAGTATGTTCCAAACTCTGAATCATTCCTTACTGGAGGTTATTATTACCcgcaaaaattttcaacaattcGTGCATACATATTAGTGTAACGACTAGAAATGTTGGAAGTAGAACTTCTCAAGTTGAAATGGTGCTTTATAGCTGTACAAGCTGTAGCTTTCAAACCATTTGACTTGGTATAGATATAGAGCCTGCTCGGTGCTGCAGAAAGGAGCCTTATTTCAGTTGCCTCTGCAAGAGACACACTGAATGCTGGTTACCTAGATCTAAAAGCACAtcaattattattcttttttccttttttggggTGTGGCTCATTTACTATGATAGTGTTACTGCTTTATATCATTAAAGTCGGGAATATCCCCTGAACTTTGTATTATAGTCAGTTtccattagtggagagagacaAGGCAGGTTGCTTGCCATGTAATGAAAGCCTCCTTCAGAAGAAATGCAAGAGTTGGGAGCATATGCAAATATAATGATATTCTTGTTGATGTTTCTCAAATTTATCacaaaaaatgtgaaaaacCCTTGATGAAAATGGTTCAGTAACGCTTCAATTTATGGGGTGGTGAtggatatatttttttttaacgcAAGGTCTAATGTCCCTCTCATACATCAAATGAAAGAAGAAGGGGGAAAAAGCTGTAAGTTTTGGTAGTATTAACTGTGATTTGTTCTCAATCAAAAGTGATCAGAAACCAAGTTTGCTTCAAAAGGAATATAtagaaattaagttaaaacctCATGCTGATGTTATTTCCAATGGTGAATCTTTAAAATCTCCAATATTTACAGATATAGGAAGAAGGTGAAACTAGGTGAAGTCTGATGAACACCATTAATACAAATAGAAGCTCAAAATCAATAAACAAAAGTCTCTCTGTGAAAAGAGTAAacaggaaaacaaaaacaaattggaTCTTCTCTGCCCCGTGTGtgtgtctctctctcttctcttatCAGCGGGCGCCGCCATCGCTGTTCATATGATTCCTTTAACatgattaaaacttaaaaaatttccGTACCCTTTTTGAGAAAACTCACTTTTCCCTCAGTTTCTACTTTATTGAACAATTCTTTTCCCTTCATGCGGTCATGAGAACGCTGAATGCCGACCTCTGATGACCTTCCACCCATGGCCCATGGGTGTTTACGACCTATAGGAAGTGTGTGATGCACGCGTTTCATCTGTCAGAAAAGGATATCTCAGACAGAAACACTTTTTCCCATTTAACTAAACTTCCGAGTTAATCAGACTTAGTTGGCTGGAATTGGAAGGCAAAGCAGATCTAAAACATGAAAGCTGACAAGGAGAAGCAACTAACCACGGGCCAAGGATGCAGTATCCATGAAGTAGCGTAGTGAATTTGAAAACGCGGTTTTAACGCTGCCACCACGTGGCTGACAACTACGAAATGTTCAAGCCCATCCTTTCCATCAATGTAGTTCAACCCCCCGACGTCTCTCTGCCTCTGTCAACTGGTCAGTTCACCATATCTCATCTTCACAACCAACCAGTCTCCAAGCTTTCTTATTCAAAGTTAATTTGGATTGAATTTGATGTGATTATGGAACTTCCCCTTCTGTTTTTCTTGCTAGTATTGTAAAGCTTGGCCTTTTGGAATCTGACAGGAACTCGATCTTAtcctttaaaacaaaaaaaaaaaaaaaggaaattggacCCATGATTTCGCAAAATCTAATAAATGTAAGTACCCAAAACCCACAGGCTAATGACAGCCACGTGTATCGAAAAACTtttgttttctaaaaaaaagaatcattAACGTGACAAAACAAATTCgttaacattttgttttctgttCCTTGTCAGTGCCTTCGGTTGTCGCCGTTGGCTTGGTCGGAGAAACCAACCGGATTCTGCTGTTTTGAACCTAACGCCAATTTTACATAATGCGGCAGTAAGATTTGTTGTTCCTCTGGTTAAAGCCAACGCGAAAACATAAGAAAATTAACcaccaaaaacaagaaaagcaaAACCTGACTCTTCTTTTCACCAACCTACTTTTCACATTGTTATTTTATCTACTTAGGTTCCACAATTTCCTGTTCTTCGTCTGgcttttgaataaaatatctCGATTTGATTCAATGGCGGACGATATTTCGGATTCAATTGTACGTCTGCATGGCGAActtgatttgaaaatcatCGAAGCTCGATGCTTGCCGAACATGGATTTACTCTCGGAGCGACTCCGTCGATGCTTAACCGCATTCGACACGTGTCGAGCCCCGTTTTCTAGACGGAAGAAGAATCACCACCACCGTAAAATCATCACCAGCGACCCTTATGTAACGGTCTGCCTAGCCGGTGCCACGGTGGCCCGGACGCGCGTGATTTCGAATTCCCAGAACCCGATTTGGAACGAGCGCTTCAAAATCCCCCTGGCCCACCCAGCATCTCACGTCGAGTTTCACGTTAAGGATAATGACGTGTTCGGCGCCGATTTTATCGGGGTCGCAACCGTGTCAGCGGTTAAGGTTCTCGCCGGTGAAACGGTTAGCGGTTGGTTCCATATAATCAGCTCTTACGGTAAACCGCCAAAGCCTGACTGCGCGGTTCGCCTGGAAATGAGATTCATCAAATGCGAGGAAATCCCGTTTTACAGATACGGAATGGCGGCAAACCCGACCGAGTTCGGGATTGGAAACTGTTATTTCCCTGTCCGGCACGGGGGGTCGGTTACTTTATACCAAGACGCTCACGTGAAGGAATCGATGCTACCGGATATTGAATTGGAGAATGGAACCGTGTTCAAGAACGAGCCGTGTTGGGAAGATATCTGTCATGCAATCCTAGAAGCGCATCATCTGGTTTACATCGTCGGGTGGTCGATTTTTCACGAGGTGAAGCTTGTAAGAGAGCCGACGAGGCCGTTGCCAAGTGGCGGGAATTTGAGTTTGGGGGATTTGCTCAAGTACAAGTCGCAGGAAGGGGTTAGAGTTCTGTTGTTGGTTTGGGATGACAAGACCTCCCATAGCAAGTTTTTCATTAACACGGTATGGATTTtctcttattctcttttctgAAATATTCTTAGCAAATATTAGGAATCTTTTCTTTGctgtttttttggtttttcgaCATTTTTGTCTTGTCTTTAGTCTTTAGTGATGTTAGCTTTTGCAAAGTCATTGTCTTTCTAGTGGGAAATTTGTAGTATTTCGCTGTTTCTGGATTCTGCGTTAGGCTTttgcataaatgaatgatggggggtttgaattttggaaatttgttgttttcaaAGCCTGTACTTTAGTGCAGTACCAAGTCCTTTTGCCTAAAGAAGAAAACTTGTTAATGATGGTTTGGCTATTGTTCAACGATGCTAGCTTTTTGCCTTTCATTAGCCGgctgtttttaaaattactgcTGCATCGTTGAGAAAGTGACTTTGTCAGTTTAATATTGTAATTGGGCTCTTCCTGCGGACCAGGTTGATCCCTTTCTGCAAAATAGAAATCAGATGCTCTTGGTTTTTCATTTTGGTTTACATAAATAGTGTGTttttgtctttgttgattGAGGGTAGatatttgttataatttttaatatgaagGGTGTTTGATTGCAGTCGGGAGTGATGCAAACTCATGATGAAGAGACTCGGAAGTTTTTCAAGCACTCTTCTGTTTCATGTGTGCTGTCCCCTCGTTATGCCAGCAGTAAGCTTAGCATTTTCAAGCAACAGGCATGCTTTATGCTATGGTCCAGTTCTTATTGCACTTTTTCCATCATTAGTGCTGGCTATTAAATAACATAGTTGTTCCAGagagaaaaattcattcttaGGAACTGAAGCATGTACTCACTTTATTGTGGCTTGTAATCCAGGTTGTTGGAACCCTCTTTACACACCATCAGAAATGTGTGATTGTTGATTCGCAGGCATGTGGAAACAATCGAAAGATTACTGCTTTTATCGGAGGTCTAGACCTTTGTGATGGCCGCTATGATACACCTGAACATCGATTATTTCAGGATCTTAATACCGTATTTCGAGATGATTATCACAACCCGACATTTTCTGTGAGTAATTCATTGTTTGGAATTTTCATTCTCTTCTCAAGCGGTTGATATGATCTGCTAAATTTAATATGCTGTTAGCAGTCAAACTAGGACTTCACCTGGTTCTGCACAAATGTACTGTTACTTTTTCCAACCTAAATTACTCTTCTGTGTAGGGCATATAATcttcaattaatttaaagaatttcaAGCTCAATGGCTCATactaattcaaattttttttgtattgtcatttctttccttttaattGTTAGGCAGGAACCAAGGGGCCAAGGCAACCATGGCATGATTTACATTGTAAGGTTGAAGGGCCTGCTGCTTATGATATTCTTGCAAACTTTGAGCAGCGTTGGAGGAAAGCTATAAAATGGTCAGAGTTTGGACTTCGTTTCCAAAGGGTTACTAGGTGGCATGATGATTCTTTG from the Theobroma cacao cultivar B97-61/B2 chromosome 8, Criollo_cocoa_genome_V2, whole genome shotgun sequence genome contains:
- the LOC18591628 gene encoding uncharacterized protein LOC18591628 isoform X2 gives rise to the protein MAKLPALSHLCFTFFLYIFATFMTIPVMIDVTMSALCPGKIECYLAIYLTGFQQAIIGLGSLVMMPLVGNLSDKYGRKALLTVPMTLTIIPLAILAYSRTRSFFYAYYVLKILTAMFCEGTVHCLSLAYVADNVPEGRRVSTFGILSGIGSCAFVCGTLSTRFLSTASTFQVATAMAMLSAVYMRIFLPDSIINDNLSAPILSQGKLDGIVNPDEESDKKMQMFKTMPSIEDMLALLKSSLTFSQAAIVSFFSNLSDVGLHASLLYYLKARFHFNKDQFADLMVITGVAGTISQLLLMPVLAPALGEERLLAIGLFFSCAHMFFYSIAWSVWVPYAAAVFSLFYVFSQPCIRSIVSKQVGPCEQGKAQGFISGIGSFANVASPLIFSPLTALFLSEGAPFYFPGFSIMCVGFASMIAFFQSLMIRAVPPISSQRVGNYNCMEA
- the LOC18591628 gene encoding uncharacterized protein LOC18591628 isoform X1, with protein sequence MEKLSGLRHLFMTIFLHSFATFMVIPAITDVTMAALCPGKEECSVAIYLSGFQQAIIGLGSLVMMPLVGNLSDKYGRKALLTVPMTLTIIPLAILAYSRTRSFFYAYYVLKILTAMFCEGTVHCLSLAYVADNVPEGRRVSTFGILSGIGSCAFVCGTLSTRFLSTASTFQVATAMAMLSAVYMRIFLPDSIINDNLSAPILSQGKLDGIVNPDEESDKKMQMFKTMPSIEDMLALLKSSLTFSQAAIVSFFSNLSDVGLHASLLYYLKARFHFNKDQFADLMVITGVAGTISQLLLMPVLAPALGEERLLAIGLFFSCAHMFFYSIAWSVWVPYAAAVFSLFYVFSQPCIRSIVSKQVGPCEQGKAQGFISGIGSFANVASPLIFSPLTALFLSEGAPFYFPGFSIMCVGFASMIAFFQSLMIRAVPPISSQRVGNYNCMEA
- the LOC18591628 gene encoding uncharacterized protein LOC18591628 isoform X3, whose product is MMPLVGNLSDKYGRKALLTVPMTLTIIPLAILAYSRTRSFFYAYYVLKILTAMFCEGTVHCLSLAYVADNVPEGRRVSTFGILSGIGSCAFVCGTLSTRFLSTASTFQVATAMAMLSAVYMRIFLPDSIINDNLSAPILSQGKLDGIVNPDEESDKKMQMFKTMPSIEDMLALLKSSLTFSQAAIVSFFSNLSDVGLHASLLYYLKARFHFNKDQFADLMVITGVAGTISQLLLMPVLAPALGEERLLAIGLFFSCAHMFFYSIAWSVWVPYAAAVFSLFYVFSQPCIRSIVSKQVGPCEQGKAQGFISGIGSFANVASPLIFSPLTALFLSEGAPFYFPGFSIMCVGFASMIAFFQSLMIRAVPPISSQRVGNYNCMEA
- the LOC18591630 gene encoding phospholipase D delta gives rise to the protein MADDISDSIVRLHGELDLKIIEARCLPNMDLLSERLRRCLTAFDTCRAPFSRRKKNHHHRKIITSDPYVTVCLAGATVARTRVISNSQNPIWNERFKIPLAHPASHVEFHVKDNDVFGADFIGVATVSAVKVLAGETVSGWFHIISSYGKPPKPDCAVRLEMRFIKCEEIPFYRYGMAANPTEFGIGNCYFPVRHGGSVTLYQDAHVKESMLPDIELENGTVFKNEPCWEDICHAILEAHHLVYIVGWSIFHEVKLVREPTRPLPSGGNLSLGDLLKYKSQEGVRVLLLVWDDKTSHSKFFINTSGVMQTHDEETRKFFKHSSVSCVLSPRYASSKLSIFKQQVVGTLFTHHQKCVIVDSQACGNNRKITAFIGGLDLCDGRYDTPEHRLFQDLNTVFRDDYHNPTFSAGTKGPRQPWHDLHCKVEGPAAYDILANFEQRWRKAIKWSEFGLRFQRVTRWHDDSLIKLERISWILSPSASVSNDDPALWVSKEGDPENWHVQVFRSIDSGSVKGFPKDVYQAESQNLVCAKNLVIDKSLQTAYIQAIRCAQHFIYIENQYFLGSSYAWPSYKEAGADNLIPMELALKIASKIRAKERFAVYVVIPMWPEGVPSSASVQEILFWQGQTIQMMYGIIAQELKSMRMENSHPQDYLNFYCLGNREEIPKEFSGSSSSLSNNGDSVSASQKFQRFMIYVHAKGMIVDDEYVILGSANINQRSMAGSRDTEIAMGAYQPHYTWGERKRHPRGQVYGYRMSLWAEHMGKVDYFFKEPESLGCVKSVNNIAEENWKRYSAESFTQLQGHLLKYPIEVDSSGKVSPLPGQETFPDVGGKVLGSRTTLPDALTT